The Xenopus tropicalis strain Nigerian chromosome 7, UCB_Xtro_10.0, whole genome shotgun sequence genome includes a region encoding these proteins:
- the mlf2 gene encoding myeloid leukemia factor 2 — MFHFMRDTEPQDPAMFLMDPFALHRQHMRHMFSGDYGVSPFLSLTDGSVRGLPRPAPSRTIQQGAVTPYGMMGMGGGFMDMFGMMNDLVGNMEQMTSGSNCQTFSSSTVISYSNMPGGNTPKVYQETTQTRMAPGGIRETRRAVRDSNSGMEQMSIGHHIRDRSHIVQRSHNRRTGDQEERQEFINMDENDAASFDEEWSRQTTRYRGQRGVAYRRQGAAEDQLAIQGPEDNTARPSRRYDW; from the exons ATGTTTCACTTTATGAGAGACACCGAGCCACAAGACCCGGCCATGTTCCTCAT GGACCCGTTCGCTCTGCATCGCCAGCACATGCGCCACATGTTCTCCGGGGACTACGGCGTGTCCCCCTTCCTGAGCCTCACCGACGGCAGTGTCAGGGGGCTTCCCCGGCCCGCCCCCTCGCGCACAATACAG CAAGGTGCGGTTACCCCTTATGGCATGATGGGAATG GGCGGCGGATTTATGGACATGTTTGGGATGATGAACGACCTTGTGGGTAATATG GAGCAAATGACATCTGGATCAAACTGCCAGACCTTCTCTTCTTCCACGGTTATCTCATATTCCAACATGCCAGGGGGCAACACCCCCAAAGTGTATCAGGAGACCACACAGACTCGCATGGCGCCAGGGGGG ATTCGCGAGACACGGCGCGCAGTACGGGACTCCAACAGCGGCATGGAGCAAATGAGCATCGGCCATCACATCAGAGACCGATCCCACATTGTGCAGCGCTCACACAACCGACGTACAGGAGACCAGGAAGAGAGGCAAGAGTTCATCAACATGGATGAAA ATGATGCTGCTAGTTTTGATGAAGAATGGAGCCGGCAGACGACCCGTTACAGAGGGCAGCGAGGAGTGGCTTACAGGAGACAGGGGGCTGCAGAAGATCAGCTCGCTATCCAGGGACCAGAAGATAACACTGCCAGGCCATCCCGCCGCTACGACTGGTGA